A single genomic interval of Sinorhizobium garamanticum harbors:
- a CDS encoding glutathione S-transferase family protein, protein MGRLVNGVWQDVWYDTETTKGHFKRSESQFRNWITADGSPGPSREGGFAAEPDRYHLYVSLACPWAHRTLIFRRLKKLEDIISVSIVDPLMLSNGWEFKGENGGTVDHLFGSDTLWQIYVRADPKYSGRVTVPVLWDKKKNTIVSNESAEIIRMFNSAFDHLTGSIEDFCPEELRAEIDRLNARVYDAVNNGVYKAGFATSQQAYDESVKALFAMLDELEGRLASQRYLLGDRITEADWRLFTTLVRFDPVYVGHFKCNIRRIADYPNLYGYLRDLYQVPGVAETVNMRHIKEHYYRSHTMINPTGVVPAGPAVDLTTPHGRDRLDRAARPSETARRVAGTR, encoded by the coding sequence ATGGGCAGGCTGGTCAACGGAGTCTGGCAGGACGTCTGGTACGACACCGAGACGACGAAAGGCCATTTCAAGCGCAGCGAGTCACAGTTTCGCAACTGGATCACTGCCGACGGATCGCCGGGGCCATCCCGCGAAGGCGGCTTTGCGGCCGAGCCGGACCGCTACCATCTCTATGTCTCGCTTGCATGTCCCTGGGCGCATCGCACGCTGATTTTCCGCAGGCTCAAGAAGCTCGAGGACATCATTTCGGTCTCGATCGTCGATCCCCTGATGCTGTCCAACGGTTGGGAGTTCAAGGGCGAGAACGGCGGCACCGTGGACCATCTCTTCGGTTCCGACACGCTTTGGCAGATTTATGTGCGCGCCGACCCCAAGTATTCCGGCCGCGTGACGGTGCCCGTGCTTTGGGACAAGAAGAAGAACACCATCGTCTCGAATGAATCTGCCGAAATCATCCGCATGTTCAACTCGGCCTTCGACCATCTTACCGGCTCGATCGAGGATTTCTGCCCCGAGGAACTACGCGCCGAAATCGACCGGCTCAACGCACGCGTCTATGACGCGGTAAACAACGGCGTCTACAAAGCCGGGTTCGCCACCAGCCAGCAAGCCTATGATGAGAGCGTCAAGGCCCTGTTCGCCATGTTGGACGAGTTGGAAGGCCGCCTCGCCTCGCAGCGTTATCTTTTGGGAGATCGGATCACCGAGGCCGACTGGCGCCTGTTCACGACCCTGGTCCGGTTCGACCCGGTCTATGTCGGCCACTTCAAATGCAACATCCGGCGCATTGCCGACTACCCGAACCTCTACGGCTACCTGCGCGACCTCTACCAGGTCCCGGGCGTCGCCGAGACCGTGAACATGCGCCATATCAAGGAGCACTATTACCGCAGCCACACGATGATCAACCCGACAGGCGTCGTGCCGGCAGGCCCGGCGGTTGACCTTACGACGCCGCACGGGCGCGATCGCCTCGATCGTGCAGCACGTCCAAGCGAGACTGCAAGGCGCGTTGCCGGCACCCGTTGA
- a CDS encoding CoA pyrophosphatase, which translates to MTNHPFSADEFRRRALAQTGGPIETAWRDHGDFLLNPSIVPYLETLHLKDAAVLVPVVDDGEDASVIFTQRTSTLRKHSGQVAFPGGAVDPEDESIEVAALREAQEEIGLDPRFVETIGRLPHYMAMSGFRITPVLAVVQPGFELAPNPEEVESVFEVPLSFLMNPVNHGRGRSHWQGAERQFYRMPYGERNIWGITAGIVRMLYERLYA; encoded by the coding sequence ATGACAAATCATCCCTTTTCCGCCGATGAGTTTCGCCGCAGGGCGCTCGCCCAGACAGGTGGACCGATTGAGACGGCCTGGCGCGATCACGGCGATTTCCTGCTCAATCCAAGCATCGTGCCCTACCTGGAAACCCTGCATTTGAAGGATGCGGCCGTGCTTGTGCCGGTCGTCGACGACGGTGAAGATGCGAGCGTGATCTTTACGCAACGGACGTCGACATTGCGCAAACACTCCGGCCAGGTCGCCTTCCCGGGCGGGGCCGTCGATCCCGAGGACGAGTCCATCGAAGTTGCGGCGCTCCGCGAGGCGCAGGAGGAGATCGGCCTCGACCCCCGTTTCGTCGAGACGATCGGCCGCCTGCCGCACTATATGGCCATGTCTGGCTTCCGCATCACGCCGGTGCTCGCGGTCGTCCAGCCGGGGTTCGAACTCGCGCCCAATCCGGAAGAGGTGGAAAGCGTGTTCGAAGTGCCGCTTTCTTTCTTGATGAACCCTGTCAACCACGGGCGCGGACGCAGCCATTGGCAGGGCGCGGAGCGGCAATTCTATCGCATGCCCTACGGCGAACGGAATATCTGGGGAATTACCGCGGGCATCGTCCGCATGCTCTACGAAAGGCTTTACGCATGA
- a CDS encoding CCA tRNA nucleotidyltransferase, with protein MTSVAAEAWFQAPSLRRVFDVLNVDGGEVRVVGGAIRNSLMGLPAGDVDMATTWQPEDVAERARAAGIKVVPTGVDHGTVTLVIDKTPYEVTTLRRDVATDGRRAEVAFGTDWRADAERRDFTINALYADSKGQVIDHVGGLADIESRTLRFIGNAADRVREDYLRILRFFRFFAYYGAGRPDADGLRACARARAKLATLSAERVWSETKKLLAADDPGRALLWMRQAGVLTEILPETEKWGIDAIPGLIAAEKAFSWKPDPLLRLAAIVPPDAERLEAMAARLRLSKAEAAYFTRFANAPAVPATLADAALDRQLYRYGAEGITTRLRLSLASSRRQSENDPSLLPETAAFQRLLSRAEKWKRPVFPVTGADVLKAGVPAGPKVGKVLLELENFWIERNFTPTRAALAARLESMVPDTK; from the coding sequence ATGACTTCCGTTGCCGCTGAGGCGTGGTTTCAGGCTCCCTCGCTCCGGCGCGTGTTCGACGTCCTGAACGTCGACGGCGGCGAGGTGCGCGTTGTCGGCGGCGCGATCCGCAACAGCCTCATGGGGCTGCCTGCGGGCGATGTCGACATGGCGACCACCTGGCAGCCGGAGGACGTTGCTGAACGGGCAAGGGCCGCGGGTATCAAGGTCGTGCCGACCGGTGTCGACCATGGCACGGTCACCCTCGTCATCGACAAGACGCCCTATGAAGTGACGACGCTGCGCCGCGATGTGGCAACCGACGGGCGCCGCGCCGAAGTGGCCTTCGGAACCGATTGGCGGGCGGACGCGGAGCGCCGCGACTTCACGATCAATGCTCTTTATGCGGACAGCAAAGGCCAGGTAATCGACCATGTCGGCGGCCTTGCCGACATCGAGAGCCGAACGCTGCGTTTCATCGGCAACGCCGCCGACCGCGTCCGGGAGGATTATCTGCGTATCCTGCGCTTCTTCCGGTTCTTCGCCTATTATGGCGCCGGCCGGCCGGACGCGGACGGGCTGAGAGCCTGCGCACGGGCGCGCGCAAAGCTCGCGACGCTTTCGGCGGAACGGGTCTGGTCCGAAACCAAGAAACTGCTCGCCGCCGATGATCCCGGCCGCGCGCTCCTGTGGATGCGCCAAGCCGGCGTGCTCACCGAGATCCTGCCGGAGACCGAGAAATGGGGCATCGACGCCATTCCCGGCCTGATTGCCGCCGAGAAGGCCTTTTCCTGGAAGCCGGATCCGCTGCTCAGGCTGGCGGCGATCGTTCCTCCGGATGCGGAACGGCTTGAGGCCATGGCAGCGCGATTGCGTCTATCGAAGGCGGAGGCCGCCTATTTCACGCGCTTTGCAAATGCTCCCGCGGTTCCCGCGACCCTTGCGGATGCGGCTCTCGACCGCCAGCTTTACCGCTATGGCGCCGAGGGGATCACAACGCGCCTGCGGCTTTCCCTGGCATCCTCGCGCCGCCAGTCCGAAAACGATCCGTCACTTCTTCCCGAAACGGCTGCGTTTCAGCGGCTTCTGTCGCGTGCGGAGAAGTGGAAGCGCCCGGTCTTTCCTGTGACCGGGGCCGATGTTCTCAAGGCCGGTGTTCCAGCCGGCCCGAAGGTCGGCAAGGTGTTATTGGAACTGGAAAACTTCTGGATCGAGCGCAATTTCACCCCCACCCGGGCAGCGCTCGCGGCCCGGCTCGAATCGATGGTGCCAGACACCAAGTGA
- a CDS encoding LysR family transcriptional regulator produces the protein MEVIDHFNLRSFDLNLLIAFDAMMEEGSVTKAARRLKIQQPAMSHNLSTLRVLFQDDLFVRIGQVMQPTARARALAGPIRLALKQAQAALFAADIFDPATERRIFRLGLSCEAELLLLPDLTALLRRMAPGIRLLVRTCTPDEVDSMLSAGTIDMAVGCTYAPNSRYISEVLYEAEVLCCFNCDLLPLPSPVTLDAYLQADHVVISQSESLHGCVKDALEHAGTELNVVAAAPDFMSVLATASLSPVIATVSSRIAERYGPLLGLEVSPVPLVLRFPPVTMVWPLHSDNDPAGVWLRRHIRACLSASAPQLPHPLAAE, from the coding sequence ATGGAAGTCATCGATCATTTCAATCTGCGCTCCTTCGACCTCAACCTGTTGATCGCCTTCGATGCAATGATGGAGGAGGGCAGCGTCACCAAGGCGGCTCGCCGCCTCAAGATCCAGCAGCCGGCCATGAGCCACAACCTGTCGACGTTGAGGGTTCTGTTTCAGGACGATCTTTTCGTGAGGATTGGCCAGGTCATGCAGCCGACCGCGCGGGCGCGGGCGCTGGCCGGGCCGATCCGCCTGGCACTCAAGCAGGCGCAGGCCGCACTCTTCGCCGCCGACATATTCGATCCAGCAACCGAGCGGCGAATTTTCCGCCTGGGCTTATCCTGCGAGGCCGAGCTTCTACTGCTTCCGGACTTGACAGCGCTGCTGCGAAGAATGGCCCCCGGTATCCGCCTTCTGGTGCGGACCTGTACTCCGGACGAGGTGGATTCGATGCTGAGCGCAGGTACGATCGACATGGCCGTCGGCTGCACCTACGCACCGAACTCGCGCTATATTTCCGAAGTGCTCTACGAGGCGGAGGTGCTGTGCTGCTTCAATTGCGATCTGTTGCCCTTGCCGAGTCCGGTGACCCTCGATGCCTATCTGCAGGCCGACCACGTGGTGATTTCGCAATCAGAAAGCCTTCATGGGTGCGTGAAAGATGCACTTGAACATGCCGGCACCGAGCTGAATGTGGTCGCCGCCGCCCCCGATTTCATGTCCGTCCTGGCGACCGCCAGTTTGTCGCCCGTCATTGCTACCGTGTCTTCGCGTATTGCCGAGCGTTACGGGCCGTTGTTGGGATTGGAGGTTAGCCCGGTGCCTTTGGTGCTTCGGTTTCCGCCCGTTACCATGGTCTGGCCGCTGCATTCGGACAATGATCCGGCCGGCGTCTGGTTACGGCGGCACATTCGTGCGTGTCTTTCCGCCAGTGCCCCGCAGCTTCCGCACCCGCTCGCTGCGGAATAG
- a CDS encoding GNAT family N-acetyltransferase: MKKHDIVYLSEDASHDAAIEIINEEAFGPGRFVRAAARIREQGPHDRSLSFICADDGETIASVRLTPVMAGQVRGHLLGPLAVRPSHKNRGIGRELVRIAVEAARRKGSEAVILVGDPPYYQPLGFEKVHYGALEFPGPVDPARVLVVPMAADVHARLEGLIAWRDDSAAPVAELAVDAQAEGAAA; the protein is encoded by the coding sequence ATGAAAAAGCACGACATCGTCTATCTCAGTGAAGACGCGTCACACGACGCAGCCATCGAAATCATCAACGAAGAAGCCTTTGGTCCCGGGCGGTTCGTGCGCGCTGCAGCCCGGATTCGCGAGCAGGGTCCTCATGACCGCTCGCTGTCATTCATCTGCGCCGACGATGGCGAGACGATCGCCTCCGTGCGGTTGACGCCGGTCATGGCCGGGCAGGTTAGGGGGCACCTGCTCGGCCCGCTCGCCGTGCGGCCCTCGCACAAGAACCGGGGCATTGGCCGCGAGCTCGTGCGCATTGCCGTCGAGGCTGCGCGGCGGAAGGGCTCCGAGGCGGTGATCCTCGTCGGCGACCCGCCCTATTATCAGCCGCTCGGTTTCGAGAAAGTGCATTACGGTGCACTCGAATTTCCGGGGCCCGTCGACCCGGCGAGGGTTCTGGTCGTGCCGATGGCGGCGGACGTTCACGCGCGGCTCGAAGGCCTGATCGCCTGGCGCGACGACAGTGCCGCTCCGGTGGCCGAACTCGCGGTGGACGCGCAGGCCGAAGGCGCTGCTGCCTGA
- a CDS encoding MBL fold metallo-hydrolase: MHTRRSILKGTATALIAASSMPIISTLAAAKAPFAEVQAPAFYRMKVGSIEVTALSDGTIPIPLASLYSNTTDEHAQSALAAAFQGTDSETSVNAFLINAGERLVLIDAGTGSYLGPKLGKLIRNIEASGYQASDIDDVILTHIHTDHSGGLSADGERLFANAIVRVNKRDIDFWLDPAKREGATGPLKNQFVEAQQSLTPYLDAGRLETFDDDAAPVAGIGSILRSGHTPGHSSLVIESEGEKMVFWGDITHGDVLQFDEPGVAIEFDVDQQKAVEARRAAFAEAASDRYWVAGAHIAFPGIGHLRTDDTNYDWVPVNYSAG, from the coding sequence ATGCATACGCGCCGATCGATCCTAAAGGGAACCGCCACCGCTCTTATCGCGGCGAGTTCGATGCCGATTATCTCAACCCTCGCCGCCGCCAAAGCGCCCTTCGCCGAGGTCCAGGCTCCCGCTTTCTATCGCATGAAGGTGGGCTCGATCGAGGTGACGGCGCTTTCAGACGGAACTATCCCGATACCGCTTGCAAGCCTTTACAGCAATACGACTGACGAACACGCGCAATCCGCGCTGGCCGCAGCATTTCAGGGCACAGACAGCGAAACGTCCGTGAACGCATTTCTGATCAACGCTGGCGAACGTCTCGTCCTGATTGACGCGGGGACAGGCAGCTATCTCGGCCCGAAGCTTGGTAAGCTGATCCGGAACATCGAGGCATCAGGCTACCAGGCAAGTGACATCGATGACGTGATCCTCACGCATATCCACACTGACCATTCCGGAGGTCTCTCCGCCGATGGCGAGCGGCTCTTCGCGAACGCCATTGTGCGCGTCAACAAGCGAGACATCGATTTCTGGCTCGATCCCGCCAAACGGGAAGGCGCAACCGGTCCGCTTAAGAACCAGTTTGTCGAAGCGCAGCAAAGCCTCACGCCCTATCTGGACGCAGGTAGACTGGAGACCTTCGACGACGATGCCGCGCCAGTCGCGGGCATCGGTTCCATCCTACGCTCGGGCCACACGCCGGGCCATAGCTCGCTGGTGATCGAAAGCGAAGGAGAGAAGATGGTCTTCTGGGGAGATATTACGCACGGCGATGTGCTGCAGTTCGACGAACCGGGCGTTGCCATCGAATTCGATGTCGACCAGCAGAAGGCAGTCGAGGCACGCCGAGCCGCATTCGCGGAAGCAGCATCGGACCGCTATTGGGTCGCCGGCGCGCATATTGCCTTCCCCGGGATAGGTCACCTGCGCACGGACGACACGAACTACGACTGGGTACCGGTCAACTACTCGGCTGGTTGA
- a CDS encoding DUF58 domain-containing protein produces MASIGHIVARTPSGEVLSRAQQRAMLVPDCLVEARRIANTVISGWHGRRKRGIGENFWQFRPYSEGESLSRIDWRRSARDDHTYVRDREWEAAHTIWLWADLSPSMMYKSELGAVSKESRALVLMLALAEILARSGERIGCPGVMEPVSARNAAERLATAIMLSQLSEGLPETGMIRNASDLVLIGDFLDPADKVMERLAPLARRGFRGHMVEIADPAEEVFPYAGRTEFTDPETGEKLTAGRAEILQEDYQRAYLARRDSLGSSLRHLGWTFIPHRTDRPASEALVAVHMYLSGMPGRATHGGLL; encoded by the coding sequence ATGGCCTCGATCGGGCACATAGTCGCGCGTACCCCTTCCGGCGAAGTCCTGTCGCGCGCCCAGCAGCGCGCAATGCTCGTTCCGGACTGCCTTGTCGAAGCGCGCAGGATTGCCAACACGGTGATCTCCGGCTGGCATGGCCGGCGCAAGCGCGGCATCGGTGAAAATTTCTGGCAGTTCCGCCCCTATAGCGAAGGCGAAAGCCTGTCGCGCATCGACTGGCGCCGCTCCGCCCGCGACGACCATACCTATGTCCGAGACCGCGAATGGGAGGCAGCCCATACGATCTGGCTTTGGGCAGACCTATCGCCCTCGATGATGTACAAATCAGAGCTCGGCGCGGTCTCAAAGGAAAGCCGTGCGCTCGTGCTGATGCTAGCACTTGCCGAAATTCTTGCCCGCTCCGGCGAACGGATCGGCTGCCCTGGCGTCATGGAGCCGGTCTCGGCGCGCAACGCCGCCGAACGATTGGCAACCGCGATCATGCTGAGCCAGCTTTCCGAGGGCCTGCCCGAGACCGGCATGATCCGCAATGCCAGCGATCTGGTGCTGATCGGCGATTTTCTCGACCCTGCCGACAAGGTGATGGAGCGTCTTGCTCCGCTCGCACGCCGCGGCTTCCGCGGACATATGGTCGAGATCGCCGACCCTGCGGAGGAAGTCTTTCCCTATGCCGGGCGAACCGAATTCACCGACCCGGAGACCGGCGAAAAACTCACAGCCGGACGCGCCGAGATTCTGCAGGAGGACTATCAGCGCGCCTATCTCGCCCGCCGCGACAGCCTGGGCTCGAGCCTCAGGCATCTCGGCTGGACCTTCATTCCGCATAGGACCGACCGTCCCGCGTCCGAGGCGCTGGTTGCCGTGCACATGTATCTTTCCGGAATGCCTGGACGGGCAACGCATGGAGGTCTGCTATGA
- a CDS encoding AAA family ATPase — MSVMKSATDAADEKAIVAAAEAALGEIALIRAEVGKVIFGQESVVEQALLAVLSGGHALLVGVPGLAKTKLVATLGTVLGLDNSRIQFTPDLMPSDILGSEVMDQDAAGYRSFRFIPGPIFTQLLMADEINRASPRTQSALLQAMQEYHITVAGVRKDLPQPFHVLATQNPLEQEGTYPLPEAQLDRFLMQVDVGYPELAAERQILLETTGVAEAEARPVIDAQRLLQIQSLIRQMPVGEKVVDAILSLVRSARPGNGNSTTDKNVAWGPGPRAGQALMLCARARALYDGRLAPSADDILSLAEPVLQHRMALTFAARAEGMTVRDVIAGLVKRAKG; from the coding sequence ATGAGTGTTATGAAAAGCGCGACCGATGCGGCCGACGAAAAGGCAATCGTCGCGGCCGCGGAAGCCGCACTGGGCGAGATCGCGCTCATACGCGCCGAAGTCGGCAAGGTGATCTTCGGCCAGGAAAGCGTCGTCGAGCAGGCGCTGCTCGCCGTGCTGTCCGGCGGCCATGCGCTGCTCGTCGGCGTACCGGGCCTTGCCAAGACCAAGCTCGTCGCCACGCTCGGTACCGTTCTTGGGCTCGACAACAGCCGTATCCAGTTCACGCCCGACCTGATGCCATCAGATATTCTCGGCTCGGAAGTGATGGACCAGGACGCCGCAGGCTATCGGTCGTTCCGTTTCATCCCCGGCCCGATCTTCACGCAGTTGCTGATGGCGGACGAGATCAACCGCGCCTCGCCGCGCACGCAGTCGGCGCTGTTGCAGGCCATGCAGGAGTATCACATCACCGTTGCCGGCGTCCGCAAGGACCTGCCTCAGCCGTTCCATGTGCTTGCGACCCAGAACCCGCTCGAGCAGGAGGGAACCTACCCCCTGCCGGAAGCGCAGCTCGACCGTTTCCTGATGCAGGTCGATGTCGGCTATCCCGAGCTTGCCGCCGAACGGCAAATACTGCTGGAAACGACCGGCGTCGCTGAAGCCGAAGCGCGACCGGTGATCGACGCCCAGCGCCTCCTGCAGATCCAGAGTCTGATCCGCCAGATGCCGGTCGGCGAGAAGGTGGTCGATGCCATCCTGTCGCTCGTGCGCTCTGCCCGCCCCGGCAACGGCAATTCGACCACCGACAAGAATGTCGCCTGGGGGCCGGGTCCGCGCGCGGGCCAGGCTCTGATGCTGTGCGCCCGTGCGCGCGCGCTCTATGACGGCCGGCTCGCGCCTTCCGCCGACGATATCCTGTCCCTTGCCGAACCCGTGCTGCAGCACCGCATGGCGCTCACCTTCGCCGCCCGTGCGGAAGGCATGACCGTGCGCGACGTCATCGCCGGCCTGGTGAAGCGAGCCAAGGGTTAG
- a CDS encoding DUF4159 domain-containing protein produces MIGGLSFVFANPAMLAALVALPVIWWLLRMTPPRPAAEVFPPLRILASVLKREETPSKSPWWLTLLRMLMATAVIFAIADPVFNPRSNTLASSGPLALLIDNSWATAPDWERRIEAASALIDDAETRDLAVSIVFTGDRQHDATPGSAGAARNRLAAASPEPLPADRRSAIAAMRTAFKDAAPGTLAFVTDGIEAEDGKTMEALAGIRAANLRVIEADGSQAIALTNSSNDNAGMSVTASRLNTDDRRSVSIVAYDTRGRAIADGAIDFAPGDAIAKGTIAAPFELRNDFARIGIEGAATAGSVHLLDDGFRRRRVALLSGEARDLSQPLLSPLYYINRALAPYADLVLPRETDLAVAIPELLEQRPSVLIMADIGRLPEEMYPLMKKWIDNGGTLIRFAGPRLAAAPADDPLVPVTLRQGERALGGALTWSEPQPLADYPANGPFAGMPRPTDILVKRQVLAEPTADLAERTWANLADGTPLVTTAAQGSGRIILFHVSAEATWSNLPISGHFVEMLRRSVQLARSGGVASEGKAQAQTLAPYRLLNADGVLVAETGNARPLHVVPGKTPLASPENPPGLYGSEDGFTALNLLPRDTELKRIDMVAAGTHSSERLTGEESWSLKPALLTLALLLLLADAVIVLFMGGAFSRMRMARSATAVLFVLCGTLVLLPPQALADDARADDQRILERLDTTHLAYVVTGEDDVDRLSERGLAGLTDFLTYRTTLEPGAPVGLDISKDELSLYPIIYWPVSANAPMPSPQAVSRIDAYMRAGGTVLFDTRDQFSSLGASSNGTSANTERLQAILANLDIPPLEPVPADHVLTKAFYLLTNFPGRYTGSPLWIEAQLDNREEASDRPARSGDGVTPIMITGNDLAGAWAVDTNGVALLPTVPPDEMQREYAFRSGVNIMMYMLTGNYKADQVHVPALLERLGQ; encoded by the coding sequence ATGATCGGCGGCCTTTCCTTCGTCTTCGCCAATCCCGCCATGCTGGCCGCGCTTGTTGCGCTGCCGGTGATCTGGTGGCTTTTGCGGATGACGCCGCCGCGACCGGCGGCCGAGGTCTTTCCGCCGCTGCGCATCCTCGCCTCGGTTCTGAAGCGCGAGGAGACCCCGTCGAAAAGCCCCTGGTGGCTGACGCTTCTCAGGATGCTGATGGCGACCGCCGTCATTTTCGCAATCGCCGATCCGGTCTTCAATCCGCGCAGCAACACGCTCGCCTCCTCCGGCCCGCTCGCGCTGTTGATCGACAACAGCTGGGCGACCGCGCCCGATTGGGAGCGGCGGATCGAGGCTGCCTCGGCGCTGATCGACGACGCGGAGACGAGAGATCTTGCCGTCTCGATCGTCTTCACCGGCGATCGGCAGCATGATGCGACGCCCGGATCGGCCGGGGCCGCGCGCAACCGTCTGGCTGCCGCATCGCCCGAACCGCTTCCGGCCGATCGCCGCTCCGCGATCGCGGCGATGCGGACGGCTTTCAAGGACGCCGCACCCGGCACGCTCGCCTTCGTCACGGACGGCATCGAAGCAGAAGACGGCAAGACGATGGAGGCGCTCGCCGGAATTCGCGCGGCCAATCTCCGGGTGATCGAGGCCGACGGCAGTCAAGCGATAGCGCTCACCAATAGCAGCAACGATAACGCCGGCATGTCGGTGACGGCGAGCCGGTTGAACACCGATGATCGCCGTTCCGTTTCGATCGTCGCTTACGATACGCGTGGCCGTGCCATCGCCGATGGCGCGATCGACTTCGCGCCCGGTGACGCGATTGCGAAGGGCACGATCGCCGCACCCTTCGAGCTGCGCAACGACTTCGCCCGCATCGGCATCGAAGGCGCCGCGACCGCCGGCAGCGTCCACCTGCTCGACGACGGTTTCCGCCGCCGTCGAGTCGCTCTCTTGAGCGGCGAGGCTCGCGATCTTTCCCAGCCACTGCTGTCGCCGCTCTACTATATCAACCGGGCATTGGCTCCCTATGCCGATCTCGTCTTGCCGCGCGAGACCGATCTTGCCGTTGCCATTCCGGAACTTCTCGAACAACGGCCTTCGGTCCTGATCATGGCCGATATCGGCCGCCTGCCGGAAGAGATGTATCCGCTGATGAAAAAGTGGATCGATAATGGTGGCACACTGATCCGCTTTGCCGGGCCGCGGCTTGCGGCGGCACCGGCCGACGATCCGCTCGTCCCCGTGACGCTGAGGCAGGGTGAGCGGGCGCTTGGCGGGGCGCTGACCTGGTCGGAGCCGCAGCCTCTCGCCGACTATCCCGCCAACGGCCCCTTTGCCGGCATGCCACGTCCTACCGACATTCTCGTCAAGCGGCAGGTCCTCGCCGAACCTACGGCTGACCTGGCAGAGCGGACCTGGGCAAATCTTGCGGACGGAACACCCCTGGTGACGACGGCGGCCCAGGGGTCGGGACGCATCATCCTCTTCCATGTCAGTGCAGAGGCAACCTGGTCGAATCTTCCGATTTCCGGGCATTTCGTCGAAATGCTCCGCCGCAGCGTGCAACTTGCGCGCAGCGGCGGCGTCGCGAGCGAAGGCAAGGCGCAGGCACAGACGCTGGCGCCCTACCGGCTGCTGAACGCCGACGGTGTCCTTGTTGCCGAGACCGGCAATGCGCGGCCGCTCCACGTCGTGCCCGGCAAGACGCCGCTTGCATCTCCGGAAAACCCGCCGGGGCTCTACGGCTCCGAAGACGGTTTCACGGCGTTAAACCTGCTTCCGCGTGACACGGAACTTAAGCGGATCGACATGGTGGCAGCAGGCACGCACAGCTCGGAACGGCTGACCGGCGAGGAAAGCTGGTCACTGAAGCCGGCTCTCTTGACGCTGGCGCTGCTCCTGCTCCTTGCCGACGCCGTCATCGTTCTCTTCATGGGCGGAGCCTTTTCGCGGATGCGGATGGCAAGGAGTGCCACTGCGGTCCTCTTCGTGCTGTGCGGCACCCTTGTCCTCCTGCCGCCGCAGGCGCTTGCGGATGACGCGCGTGCGGATGACCAACGCATCCTCGAACGCCTCGATACGACCCATCTCGCCTATGTCGTCACCGGGGAAGACGACGTCGACCGTCTCTCCGAACGCGGTCTCGCGGGCCTCACCGATTTCCTGACCTATCGCACGACGCTCGAGCCGGGTGCGCCCGTCGGGCTCGACATTTCCAAGGACGAACTCAGCCTCTATCCGATCATCTATTGGCCGGTCTCCGCCAATGCGCCGATGCCGAGCCCGCAGGCTGTAAGCCGCATCGACGCCTATATGCGCGCAGGCGGTACGGTACTCTTCGACACCCGCGACCAGTTCTCCTCGCTCGGAGCCTCGTCGAACGGGACGAGCGCGAACACGGAACGGCTGCAGGCGATCCTGGCCAATCTCGACATTCCGCCGCTGGAGCCCGTTCCGGCCGACCATGTGCTGACGAAAGCCTTCTATTTGCTCACGAATTTTCCGGGGCGCTACACCGGCAGCCCTCTCTGGATCGAGGCGCAACTCGACAACCGCGAAGAGGCAAGCGACCGCCCGGCCCGGTCCGGTGATGGCGTCACGCCGATCATGATCACCGGCAACGACCTTGCCGGTGCATGGGCCGTGGATACGAATGGCGTGGCGCTCCTGCCGACGGTTCCGCCTGACGAGATGCAGCGCGAATACGCTTTCCGCTCCGGCGTCAATATCATGATGTATATGCTGACCGGCAACTACAAGGCCGACCAGGTGCACGTGCCCGCCCTGCTCGAGCGGCTCGGTCAGTGA
- a CDS encoding DUF1285 domain-containing protein, which yields MAEAKIQQTGDAAGLAALIGRAAGERGGEARGLPPVDRWNPPFCGNIDMEIRGDGTWFYMGTPIGRQPLVRLFSTVLRKDEDGKTYLVTPVEKVGIRIADAPFIAVEMSVTVKDGGNVLTFRTNVGDVVEAGPEHPLRFVVHGENRELKPYLHVRGRLEALVSRPVMYDIVELGETVEINGVDMFCVKSAGAIFPIMPAAELEALSQ from the coding sequence ATGGCAGAAGCCAAGATTCAGCAAACGGGCGACGCCGCCGGCCTTGCCGCGCTGATTGGCCGCGCCGCCGGCGAAAGGGGTGGTGAAGCGCGGGGATTGCCGCCGGTCGACCGTTGGAATCCGCCGTTTTGCGGCAACATCGACATGGAAATCCGCGGCGATGGAACCTGGTTCTACATGGGAACACCGATCGGTCGCCAGCCACTCGTCCGGCTGTTTTCCACCGTCCTGCGCAAGGACGAGGACGGCAAGACCTACCTTGTCACGCCAGTGGAAAAAGTCGGCATCCGCATCGCCGATGCTCCGTTCATCGCCGTGGAAATGAGCGTTACTGTCAAGGATGGCGGAAATGTCCTGACATTTCGCACCAATGTCGGCGACGTGGTAGAGGCAGGGCCGGAGCATCCGCTTCGCTTCGTCGTCCATGGCGAAAATCGCGAATTGAAACCCTACCTTCATGTGCGTGGGCGGCTTGAGGCGCTCGTATCGAGGCCCGTCATGTACGACATTGTCGAGCTGGGCGAAACGGTCGAGATCAATGGCGTCGACATGTTCTGCGTCAAATCGGCCGGCGCGATCTTTCCGATCATGCCGGCGGCCGAGCTGGAAGCCCTGTCGCAATGA